The Musa acuminata AAA Group cultivar baxijiao chromosome BXJ1-3, Cavendish_Baxijiao_AAA, whole genome shotgun sequence genome window below encodes:
- the LOC135617812 gene encoding 7-deoxyloganetin glucosyltransferase-like — protein sequence MASFASHTPHAVCIPYPAQGHITPMLKLAKLLHSKGFHITFVNTEYNHRRLLNARGPSALDGLPDFRFETIPDGLPPSDDDATQDIPALCRSTMTTCLPPFLDLLSDLNDPSSERPPVSCIVSDGVMSFTLDAARQLGIPEVLFWTTSACGFMGYIHYRHLVERGLTPLKDVDELTNGYLDTPVDWVPGMKNMRLRDFPSFIRTTDPSDIMLHFAMDEAGRASMASAIVLNTFDELESSVLNAMAAILPPMYTVGPLQLLTSQIPPSPLDAMGSNLWKEEPACLRWLQGKKPGSVVYVNFGSITVMTNQQLIEFAWGLANSGYEFLWIVRPDLVKGESAVLPQEFTVETKERGLLASWCPQEEVLAQPAVGGFLTHSGWNSTLESICSGVSMLSWPFFAEQQTNCRYVCAEWGAGMEIDSDVKREVVEGLIRELMGGEKGKEMKRRMTEWKEAAGRAAQPGGSSSANLERMVKEVLRPRKGS from the exons GCCTCCTTTGCTTCCCATACGCCTCATGCTGTGTGCATTCCATATCCCGCGCAGGGTCACATAACTCCCATGCTTAAGCTCGCCAAGCTCCTCCACTCCAAAGGCTTCCACATCACCTTCGTCAACACCGAGTACAACCACCGCCGACTCCTCAACGCGCGCGGCCCCTCCGCCCTCGACGGCCTCCCCGACTTCCGCTTCGAGACCATCCCCGACGGCCTCCCGCCCTCCGACGacgacgccacccaagacataccCGCTTTGTGCCGCTCCACCATGACTACGTGCCTCCCGCCCTTCCTTGACCTTCTGTCGGACCTGAACGACCCGAGTTCCGAACGACCCCCGGTGAGCTGCATCGTCTCCGATGGCGTCATGAGCTTCACCTTGGACGCCGCGAGGCAGCTCGGCATTCCGGAGGTGTTGTTTTGGACCACCAGCGCTTGTGGCTTCATGGGATACATCCACTACCGGCATCTCGTCGAGAGGGGCCTTACTCCACTCAAAG ATGTCGATGAGCTTACGAACGGATACCTCGACACGCCCGTCGACTGGGTGCCGGGGATGAAGAACATGCGCCTACGAGACTTCCCGAGCTTCATACGCACGACGGACCCCAGTGACATCATGCTCCACTTCGCCATGGACGAGGCTGGAAGAGCTTCCATGGCGTCCGCGATCGTCCTGAACACGTTCGACGAGCTGGAGAGCTCCGTCCTAAACGCAATGGCCGCGATACTACCACCAATGTACACCGTCGGACCTCTGCAGCTGCTCACCAGCCAGATCCCGCCGAGCCCACTCGACGCCATGGGCTCCAACCTGTGGAAGGAAGAGCCTGCCTGCCTAAGGTGGCTGCAAGGGAAGAAGCCCGGGAGTGTCGTCTACGTGAACTTCGGCAGCATCACCGTCATGACCAACCAACAGCTGATCGAGTTCGCGTGGGGATTAGCTAACAGCGGATACGAGTTCCTGTGGATCGTCCGGCCCGATCTCGTCAAGGGCGAGTCTGCCGTCCTGCCGCAGGAGTTCACGGTGGAGACGAAGGAGAGGGGTCTGCTAGCGAGCTGGTGCCCGCAAGAGGAGGTGCTGGCGCAGCCGGCCGTCGGCGGGTTCCTGACGCACAGCGGATGGAACTCGACGCTGGAGAGCATTTGCAGCGGCGTGTCGATGCTAAGCTGGCCATTCTTCGCGGAGCAGCAGACGAACTGCCGGTACGTGTGCGCGGAGTGGGGCGCCGGTATGGAGATCGATAGCGACGTGAAGAGGGAGGTGGTGGAGGGCTTGATAAGGGAGCTGATGGGGGGAGAGAAGGGTAAGGAGATGAAGAGGAGGATGACGGAGTGGAAGGAGGCGGCAGGTAGGGCGGCCCAACCTGGTGGCTCCTCCTCTGCGAATCTAGAGAGGATGGTCAAAGAGGTGCTTCGTCCACGGAAGGGGAGTTAG
- the LOC135617821 gene encoding EPIDERMAL PATTERNING FACTOR-like protein 1 → MILAANDQNSGFCTGDARTFLPFVPEEGMLVEDKIRLGSTPPSCHNRCDLCNPCTAVQVPTLPVQSTPVRSRVRKVRPSDDPFSYGNQYSNYKPLGWKCSCGNRLYNP, encoded by the exons ATGATTTTAGCAG CAAATGATCAAAACAGTGGATTTTGCACCGGGGACGCCCGGACGTTTCTCCCCTTCGTACCTGAGGAG GGAATGCTGGTGGAGGACAAGATCCGGTTGGGCTCCACGCCGCCGAGCTGCCACAACCGGTGCGACCTATGCAACCCATGCACGGCGGTCCAGGTCCCTACCCTCCCGGTCCAGTCCACTCCGGTTCGTTCCCGGGTCAGGAAGGTTCGCCCGTCGGATGACCCGTTCTCCTACGGCAACCAGTACTCCAACTACAAGCCCCTGGGGTGGAAGTGCAGCTGCGGCAACCGCCTCTACAACCCTTAG